Part of the Oryzias melastigma strain HK-1 linkage group LG11, ASM292280v2, whole genome shotgun sequence genome, CCTTTCATGGAAACCTGGAGATCTGAAGATGGTCTGAGTTActaaaaagtttggatgtttttatacTGAAAGCTCCTGAAATGAAAAGGAATTATTGCTACAATAAAGAtccatttataaacaaatgttttatttactcaAAGAGGCTCTAAGAGCATTCATTAACTAAAGTCCTAGTagataaactacaaaaaacaattctcacattttaaacacaaatgtacaTTAGACACTGTGAAGCTGCTGTACATCAAACCGTATTCATGACTTCCATCCGTCCTTCTTCCACTCACAGGGTCTAAGAGCAGCATTTAAATATTCTAACcttcaaaattaaagttttaaagtgatgtatgaaatgtttataaaactgatgcagcaaaatgttttcaaatggattcaacttttcaaaatgaaattcaGTGAATGGAAGTTTATTGTAGTAAATGTTTAGTTTCATTTTCACAACAACAATGTCCTAATAATCTCgtctttggtgaaaatgaaagaggaCAGGAAGAAGAACACTTATGTCTCCGCCCCATTTAAATCCATCAAGCTATTCGAATCTGTCTCTTTGTTTGGAACATTTGTTTGTCTACTGGCTGGAAAAGgcaacaaaagcagacaaataaaaacaaaaagaaacaaacagaaaaagcaacaagaaaataaaccaaatatacctcagatgttttgattttatttaaccctttccCCACGACCTCATGATTCCTATCGTGTgagcatttgtgtttttttaatttctggacTATTTGAATGATTTCTCAAGACTATTCCATAATCTGATACCTGAAacactttttcttcatttttgttctgaatttctTGGTTTTGAAAATTCCGTCTCATTTTTGGTTGTAattgctctttcttttttcatatgTTATGTGGCAGACTTTGGTGATGTGCTCTATACTCTACATGAGTTTTAGGATGGATTGATTGACCAAGTCtttacatttgaacattttcagctttataaACCGGTGTAGATGGTCCCAATAATTACTCCCGGTGACGATTCTTATTGCTCGTTTCTGTAATACAAATCTGGAGACTATTTCTTGTTGGCATTTCTCCTAAATGAAAAGATACATAAACAAGCTTTGGTTTTCACATTATAAACCAGTCTTTTTGAATCACCAATGAATGCAACTGTCCTTGTTTTTCAACATGTAAACTAcagaaattatgatttttctttttttgtaaatataagataaaactttttctgcagcagaaatgttttcattacaAAAACTTTCACCGAGGAGACGGTAGAGCAGAGGTTTAGTTTATAGCATTTactcaacaaaaactgaaaatctgaTCGAaacttctttatattttaactgaaacaaatcaaataaatgagaaataaaagaTGGAACAGATTCATCAGACCGTTGGACGTGTTTTTAACTGAATATCAGGTATATTTGAATGCCGGAAAATCGAGTTCAGCGTCAAACAGGCGGAACTGAAACGCTGCGCTGCGGTTTCCTCCCGAGCGTCATTAGCGGCACGGACGACCGGAAGTGGGGAGAAATTTGAACTGCAGCAACAACAAAGGCCCGTCTTTCAGTTCACGGTACGTCTGCGGCTCCAGAACTcggtttaaaaatataataaacatgTCAGCGGGCCGCGGGTGGGTCCAGGCCGGCATGCGGGCACGGCGGGGCCTCCCCGCCCCCCACCGCGGGAATCTCCGGTGGGCGTCGTCGATGTAGAGACTGGCTAAGTCCTGGGAAGCAAGAAGATGCACTCTGAATGATAAACACTTCCAGACGAGCGGGCTGGTCTcggtatttattcaaatatccGAGTAAAGAAATATCAGATATTTTCCAAACACGTGACTCAGTTCGTTTGTCTGAACTGTGCAGTATTTGTGCTGCGGTGTTTTCTATGAATGGCACCGATGTGCGCCCGCCGAGCAGTTTCCCGCCATTTATAAACATGATCTCCAGAAATTAGACCGAGCCGCGCGGCGCCGCGGTTTATCACGAGGGAGAGCCgacatgtttttgttctacATTTCCGGTCTGTTGTAAAATAAAGCCGCTAGAGGGCGTCGTTCCCTCAGTCTGAAGCATAGACTGTAGTTTATTCATTCATCAGCTCAGGCTaaccttcaaattaaaagctgaagTCACTTTAAtagaataaatgttttgattccttaaaacttaaaattctatttgacattaaaattagcaaaaagtcattttaaggttgaaactttataataagactataaaaaagaataaattgatactgtttactgaaataataaaatcctgttttattacattaataaataatcaataagCACTTCAccttgcatttgatctgattaGAACCGGATTACAGATCtatgtaaaactgtaaaatgaggtAACTAAGGGGTGGGATTAAATAAgttcacttcttcccactccttatcaatcaatcaaactcttacaatatttaatgaatcaaatgtgacaaatgtgttttttttgtgtgtttgttttctattttctaatcaatggatttcattatttctgtaatgagtttgaaatatttgtgttttgtctggAATTTTTACAATTTACGCTTGAAAACAATCAACCAATAAATAGGAATGGTTTTAGTCATCatctttatttgttatttacttcATAACGATGAAAAATTGAACAAGTGCTTCACATTAAAGGtcaaacataattaaaacaaatgtaacaaataagtGAATATAGACATAAAAGCATAATAAACAGAAATTtaagcctaaaaacagaaaaacacatgaaaacttCAGTGTTGAATAAACGGCTGATGTTATTCTCATGTATTTTCATGCGAGCAGcataaaaactgatggaaattcacaTTGAAGATGCAGATGAATGCTATATTTAAGGTACacccaaggctaaatgttgttcaTCCTACGtatttaaagctaaagtctcGTTATGTGTGACATCTGTTCTCCACAGTTGACTCCTCCCCTgtgggaggggtgagctgcagactcatttggtggtttaaccttAACCCTCCGTCTGGTTCCGAGCTAATTTCTGTCCGTGCATGTTTAGAAAATGACGTGGGAATAGTCGCTTTttacagattattattattgttactgtttgtttttgtctcaaaaatTCTATGAAGGGTTTACTGCCTTTTCCAGCGTAAATAAACTTGTTGTTCTGGTGGTTCTGAACAGGATCCGGCTAACGGGCCCAAACCGAGGCTGAAGGATGGAAGAGGAGAAAGTGGCTGAAGTGAATTCCGATTCCAGCAACGGTTCGACCAAAGccgaaggaggaggaggacctcAGGGCTCCAGTAAACTGCAGGTCTCTGACCTGAACTGGACCGGTCTGGATCCAGATGACGATGAACCCACACAGGACCAGGACAGGGGGGGACAGGCCCAGAACCCCCCGCAGACCCCTCGGGGCAGAGGACGACCGAAAGGCTCCAAGAAAGCCGCCAGCAGCAAGGACGGTGTCGCCAAGAAACGAGGACGACCAAAGAAGGTCCCTCCAGCCGAAGACCTGCCAAACGGGGGCTCCCGCCCCTCCAAAAGAGGGCGCCCCAAAGGATCCACGAAGCGCAAGTCAGAAACCACAGGGGGCGACGAGGACGGCGGCGGTTCTGCCACGCCTCGACAAAGAGGTCGACCCAAGAAGAAGCCCCGGCTGGAGAGCTCCGTCAGCGCTGGGGGGTCTGACCTACAGAAACACTCTCAGAAAACAAGGAGGGGTCGACCCCTGAAGGCGGAGCTTCCAAAAAGTACTTTCAATGGCATGACGAAGAGGAGAGGACGGCCCCGAAAAAACCATCAGGAGAGCGGAAACCTGGCGGTGCTCACTGATGGCCCCCCACCAaagaagagggggcggggtcgcCCCAAAGGCTCTCTGAACAAGAAGCCCCCCGTCTCTGTGGGGTCCAAAAAGTTAGGGCGCCCCCGCAAAGTATCAGTAAAAGGGAGGAAACGCGGCCGCCCGCGCCAGCAGCCCGCCAAACGAGGAAGGCCTCGGAAACACCCGCTGCCCCCCCCCGAGGAGCTGAACAAGCCCAAAGTCTGGAAGCCGCTGGGAAGACCAAGGAAGTATCCCCGAGTGGAACCCCCAGAGGGCGCCCCAGCTGCCCCCCGCCGATCCCGCGGCCGGCCTCGGAAGTCAGAGTCCAAGAAAGGGGCTCATCTACGCAAAAGTATCCCGACCAGCCCGCCGACGCCGCGCCGTCCCAACGACGGAACTCCGAGGAAGAGGGGCCGCCCCCCAACTAACGCCAAGACAGGAAGAGACACCAAAATCAAATCCCACATTCCCCCCAGCCACAAGGCGGTGAGTGATGCGGAGAGAGAGGCGGTTCCTGCAGACAGCAGTGACTCCGAGGAGAGGCGGAGCCTGCAGGACGCCAGCGCTGAGTTTGACCGTCAGGTTTGACGGATCCAcgttttaaaaactgaactttttaccGTTTTAACATCATTTGAACTGTTTGTTAGTCTAGATTCTCAGCAGCTTTTCTGTCGGCTCCGTAGAGGAAGCAGGTActaaacttttattgtgaaaggacgGAGTGTTCAGCCCTCAGGCATCATgggaaaactgaaaacatgaacATAGACCGAAtccggcttctccctacccctacatccTGTCTTCAAATCTGGACGCCACTCCCACTCCATGATgtcatctacgttagcatgtagctgctaGCGCTAGGAAAATCAACAACGGCAACAGTTTCAGGACTTTAAAAAGTcacgctaaaaagaaaagtcatgaCTTCcatctaaatgtaaacttctgtgtttcAGACCACACCCAC contains:
- the LOC112162595 gene encoding basic salivary proline-rich protein 3 isoform X5, with amino-acid sequence MEEEKVAEVNSDSSNGSTKAEGGGGPQGSSKLQVSDLNWTGLDPDDDEPTQDQDRGGQAQNPPQTPRGRGRPKGSKKAASSKDGVAKKRGRPKKVPPAEDLPNGGSRPSKRGRPKGSTKRKSETTGGDEDGGGSATPRQRGRPKKKPRLESSVSAGGSDLQKHSQKTRRGRPLKAELPKSTFNGMTKRRGRPRKNHQESGNLAVLTDGPPPKKRGRGRPKGSLNKKPPVSVGSKKLGRPRKVSVKGRKRGRPRQQPAKRGRPRKHPLPPPEELNKPKVWKPLGRPRKYPRVEPPEGAPAAPRRSRGRPRKSESKKGAHLRKSIPTSPPTPRRPNDGTPRKRGRPPTNAKTGRDTKIKSHIPPSHKAEHT